Proteins from one Verrucomicrobiaceae bacterium genomic window:
- the guaB gene encoding IMP dehydrogenase, whose amino-acid sequence MGDLPSLALSFDDVLLLPAHSDVLPGEVNVSTKLAAIGLNVPILSSAMDTVTESELAIALAREGGLGVIHRNMPIDQQADQVARVKRSENTVIQNPHTATPETRLGDLHRLMHEKGVSGFPVVEKDGKLVGMVTSRDLWYIEDENTPVSAVMTPCSRLATGTPQTSFEDALKIIYTHRIEKLPLVDANGKLAGLITKQDIIKRQTFKQAAKDTNGQLRVGAAVGVGDDCIDRGKALLAAGADAIFIDAATGHTSRVMSVIARLRENLGADVPIVAGNVVTADGARDLMKAGVSAIKVGVGPGSICTTRIISGVGMAQFSAVQEVAEVCRPAGVTVIADGGIRYSGDIVKALAGGADLVMLGSLLAGTSESPGNMVKWQGRTFKEYRGMGSLKAMRKGAGDRYGQNSSGKLVPEGVEARVPFKGPLADVVFQLIGGLRSGMGYVGANTLPELRAKARFVRITAGGLKESHPHDVVITEEPVNYEPH is encoded by the coding sequence ATGGGTGATCTACCTTCTCTCGCTTTAAGTTTCGACGACGTCCTCCTCCTCCCGGCGCACAGTGATGTATTGCCTGGGGAGGTCAATGTGAGCACCAAGCTGGCTGCCATCGGCCTCAATGTGCCCATCCTCTCCTCTGCTATGGATACCGTGACGGAGTCCGAGCTCGCCATCGCTCTCGCACGCGAAGGGGGACTCGGTGTCATCCACCGGAATATGCCCATTGATCAGCAGGCTGACCAAGTCGCACGCGTGAAGCGCAGTGAGAATACGGTCATCCAGAATCCGCACACAGCTACACCGGAAACTCGTCTCGGTGATCTGCATCGTCTCATGCATGAAAAGGGTGTTAGCGGTTTTCCCGTCGTCGAAAAGGATGGGAAACTTGTCGGCATGGTTACGAGTCGTGACCTCTGGTACATTGAGGACGAAAACACGCCTGTTTCCGCCGTCATGACCCCTTGCTCGCGCCTCGCCACAGGCACTCCGCAGACGAGCTTCGAGGACGCACTGAAAATCATCTACACGCATCGCATCGAGAAGCTCCCGCTCGTCGATGCCAATGGGAAGCTCGCTGGCCTCATCACCAAGCAGGACATCATCAAGCGCCAGACCTTTAAACAAGCTGCCAAGGACACCAATGGCCAGCTTCGCGTCGGTGCCGCAGTCGGTGTGGGGGATGATTGCATCGACCGTGGCAAAGCGCTCCTCGCCGCCGGTGCAGATGCCATTTTCATTGATGCTGCCACCGGCCATACCAGTCGCGTCATGAGCGTCATCGCTCGCTTGCGTGAAAACCTCGGCGCAGATGTGCCCATCGTTGCTGGAAATGTCGTCACCGCAGATGGAGCACGCGATTTGATGAAAGCTGGTGTCTCCGCCATCAAAGTCGGTGTTGGCCCAGGCTCTATCTGCACCACTCGCATCATCTCCGGCGTCGGCATGGCTCAGTTCAGTGCCGTCCAGGAGGTCGCAGAGGTTTGCAGACCCGCTGGCGTCACTGTGATCGCGGATGGCGGCATCCGGTATTCGGGCGATATCGTCAAGGCTCTCGCTGGAGGCGCAGATCTCGTCATGCTCGGCTCACTCCTCGCAGGTACCTCGGAAAGCCCTGGCAATATGGTCAAATGGCAGGGCCGTACCTTCAAGGAGTACCGCGGCATGGGTAGCCTCAAAGCCATGCGCAAAGGGGCAGGGGATCGCTATGGCCAGAACAGCTCTGGAAAGCTCGTCCCAGAAGGCGTTGAAGCTCGCGTACCCTTCAAAGGGCCTCTCGCAGACGTCGTCTTCCAGCTCATCGGTGGCCTGCGCAGTGGCATGGGCTATGTCGGGGCAAATACGCTCCCAGAGCTCCGAGCCAAAGCACGCTTTGTCCGCATCACAGCTGGTGGTCTCAAAGAAAGCCATCCGCATGATGTCGTCATCACCGAAGAGCCCGTGAACTACGAGCCGCATTGA
- the vccC gene encoding Verru_Chthon cassette protein C yields MSYHKTNLALTRHHRKGFTLVELMVSVAILVILMLVVSNFIGLVQRTWVRANSNTSQFREARLAFDILTKNIGQATLNTYWQADTDISGDAGLGTVIYSADNFKRQSELQFVCGPSVGGAGAIFAAGAATTYPGHAVFFQAPLGITSLVATPENDTTANTQGMVNLLCGRGYWVEWGTDSFFRPAFLAQKNVPVRSRFRLMEYSPTAEQNRIYDEALRPITENSKQWFLSTDPDGGDAREQGVETEGETVATRAFTRPVAENILTLIISPQTHSIGAGTTPTTAIAPSYAYDSTAIVGPTAANPQGAQHLLPPLLKVTMVALDARGGETLSIPNNPIRDKLTDGMANLFTTATSYEDDLNNTLIPLLNENKIAYRVFTTTIALKQARWSK; encoded by the coding sequence ATGTCATACCATAAAACCAACCTCGCCTTGACTAGGCATCATCGAAAGGGCTTTACCCTTGTCGAACTCATGGTTTCCGTCGCCATTTTGGTGATTTTGATGCTCGTGGTGTCCAACTTTATCGGCCTCGTGCAGCGTACTTGGGTCCGTGCCAATTCAAACACATCGCAGTTTCGTGAGGCTCGCCTCGCCTTTGACATTCTCACCAAAAATATCGGTCAAGCCACTCTAAACACATACTGGCAGGCTGACACCGACATCTCTGGTGATGCGGGATTGGGCACCGTGATTTATAGTGCAGACAATTTTAAGCGCCAATCCGAGCTCCAATTCGTCTGTGGTCCCTCAGTAGGTGGTGCAGGGGCTATCTTTGCAGCTGGAGCAGCAACAACTTATCCTGGTCACGCCGTGTTCTTTCAGGCACCTTTGGGTATCACCAGCCTCGTGGCAACTCCTGAAAATGATACGACAGCGAATACTCAGGGCATGGTAAATCTGCTCTGTGGCCGCGGATACTGGGTAGAGTGGGGAACAGACTCTTTTTTTAGACCCGCCTTCCTCGCTCAAAAAAATGTCCCTGTCCGCTCACGTTTTCGCCTCATGGAATACAGCCCCACCGCTGAACAAAATAGGATCTATGACGAAGCTTTGCGCCCTATCACAGAAAACTCTAAACAATGGTTTCTCTCCACAGACCCTGACGGTGGTGACGCAAGGGAGCAGGGAGTCGAAACTGAGGGCGAAACAGTAGCGACACGAGCATTCACCCGGCCAGTGGCTGAAAACATTCTGACTCTCATCATCTCCCCGCAAACGCACAGCATAGGTGCTGGCACGACTCCGACGACTGCCATCGCGCCAAGCTATGCATACGATTCCACGGCCATCGTCGGTCCCACTGCCGCAAATCCGCAGGGCGCACAGCACCTGCTCCCACCTCTGCTCAAAGTCACCATGGTGGCATTGGATGCACGCGGCGGGGAAACCCTTTCAATCCCGAACAACCCTATCCGTGACAAACTTACTGACGGAATGGCAAACTTGTTCACCACTGCCACATCATACGAGGACGACCTCAATAATACACTCATCCCGTTGCTCAATGAGAACAAGATAGCCTATCGCGTCTTCACCACCACAATTGCACTCAAGCAGGCGCGGTGGAGCAAGTAA
- the vccB gene encoding Verru_Chthon cassette protein B: MKTSFQHPGRTIQGFSLVEVALAVAIAALGIITCLGLLPEGLEMSRKTAQLAFNSNILEQIIRDAENASWPVVKPKHGLGAYPMETDGAAAGGGLTSFYYDSQGVQVDEDSKQIAYVAQIDFNQNCAMPGSTTPDEGFLARLVIKVANTSSTDFEFAPEGEGISYITYHHLIAKTR, from the coding sequence ATGAAAACATCCTTTCAGCATCCAGGTCGCACCATTCAGGGCTTTTCACTCGTAGAAGTCGCTCTCGCCGTCGCCATTGCGGCTCTGGGTATCATCACTTGCCTAGGGCTCTTGCCGGAAGGGCTGGAGATGTCGCGAAAAACTGCCCAATTAGCCTTTAACAGCAACATCTTGGAGCAAATCATCCGTGACGCGGAAAACGCGAGTTGGCCAGTGGTCAAACCAAAGCACGGACTAGGTGCCTACCCCATGGAGACCGATGGTGCCGCCGCAGGAGGAGGCCTCACGAGCTTCTATTACGATTCCCAGGGAGTGCAGGTCGATGAGGATTCCAAGCAGATAGCCTACGTTGCCCAGATTGATTTTAATCAGAACTGTGCAATGCCTGGATCTACGACGCCAGATGAGGGCTTTCTCGCGAGGCTGGTGATCAAAGTGGCTAACACTTCTAGTACCGATTTCGAGTTCGCTCCAGAGGGGGAAGGCATCAGTTATATTACCTATCATCATCTCATCGCCAAAACACGATAA
- the vccA gene encoding Verru_Chthon cassette protein A yields MKLATLLRLARRDRGMALVIVISALALISILIIAIFSVTRREYKATQSFVNARSAKQLGDMATAIVTAQIQNGHNTVTGATGRTIHATQPGMVRKYNSDGSFNSAYKLYSSTQMKVIGGDEAVLLSPPHVTPSAWNTQPARYVDLNEPVIRPGSAAADGDSAGYAVYFPIIDPRAFYNSGSGGQNAASNGAPGTTQIEGFSYDKKTAESGSGASQDYSARTTTPDAAANAGDVRLPMPVEWMYVLQDGTMGSLDDNNTFISAGAAPTPQNPIVGRIAFWTDDESCKININTASEPTFAASPFYYHERDMRWAHYPGATGEYQRYPGHPATVALSAVLAPYYTLDPMSPAVDGLTQSQVVEIKENIYELLPKVHTGAPSLVPAPSSRIHSSMRVRPQTC; encoded by the coding sequence ATGAAACTCGCAACACTCCTCCGTTTGGCTCGCCGTGATCGTGGCATGGCTCTAGTCATTGTCATTTCGGCATTGGCGCTGATTTCCATCCTGATCATCGCCATCTTCTCAGTGACTCGCCGTGAATACAAGGCCACGCAGAGTTTTGTGAATGCCCGCTCGGCCAAACAGCTCGGTGATATGGCTACCGCTATCGTCACCGCTCAGATCCAGAATGGGCACAATACGGTGACTGGTGCCACTGGACGCACCATTCATGCCACTCAGCCTGGCATGGTTCGTAAATACAATTCGGATGGGTCATTCAATTCCGCCTACAAGCTCTATTCGAGTACACAGATGAAGGTCATTGGTGGAGACGAGGCCGTCCTTCTATCGCCGCCACACGTCACTCCATCTGCCTGGAACACTCAGCCTGCACGTTATGTCGATCTGAATGAGCCCGTCATTCGCCCTGGTAGTGCTGCCGCGGATGGTGACAGCGCTGGCTATGCTGTTTACTTTCCGATCATTGATCCTCGTGCTTTCTATAATTCTGGTAGTGGTGGCCAAAATGCTGCCTCCAATGGTGCGCCAGGTACGACTCAGATCGAGGGTTTTTCTTACGATAAAAAAACGGCGGAGTCAGGTTCTGGTGCCTCTCAGGACTATTCGGCAAGGACTACCACACCAGACGCCGCAGCTAACGCCGGAGATGTCCGCCTCCCCATGCCTGTGGAGTGGATGTACGTGCTTCAGGATGGCACTATGGGCTCCTTGGATGATAATAATACCTTCATCTCCGCTGGTGCAGCCCCGACACCGCAAAATCCGATCGTCGGGCGCATCGCCTTCTGGACAGACGACGAGTCCTGCAAAATCAACATCAATACCGCTTCGGAGCCAACCTTCGCCGCCTCTCCCTTCTATTACCATGAGCGTGATATGCGCTGGGCTCACTATCCAGGTGCTACTGGTGAGTACCAGCGTTACCCTGGCCACCCCGCCACTGTTGCTTTGAGTGCCGTCCTCGCTCCCTACTACACTTTGGACCCCATGTCCCCCGCTGTTGACGGACTCACTCAGTCACAGGTCGTGGAGATCAAAGAGAATATTTACGAGCTGCTACCGAAAGTGCACACGGGGGCTCCCTCTCTGGTACCCGCCCCTTCGTCACGGATACATTCCTCAATGAGAGTCAGGCCGCAAACCTGCTAG
- the vccD gene encoding Verru_Chthon cassette protein D → MIQSFSPLLPFRLMQTHFQKGLRSAFTLIETLVVVSIIVLILTLTAPSLFSTMKSTKLSSAGDSVLGYLSEAQQMAVTNNIPIEVRFFKYSTPLSPTPAFRSLQMFKIRTGNEVGGTFVEGQSSGGGAFQEKEEAVGQLLKVPEGIIIVHDSTDLTPIFGANDFPDQKTGGGSYSGQQNATYNALRFFPDSSCRVLTATADAGLVLTYPALPQSCLTLAADNGQQITVDNLPKNFYTIQVDPYTGKLRTYRPGQY, encoded by the coding sequence ATGATCCAATCGTTTTCTCCCTTATTACCTTTCAGGCTTATGCAAACACACTTTCAAAAAGGACTACGCAGTGCCTTCACCTTGATCGAGACTTTGGTCGTTGTTTCTATCATCGTGCTAATTTTGACGCTCACCGCGCCATCCCTGTTCAGCACCATGAAGTCCACCAAGCTTAGTTCAGCTGGTGATAGCGTGCTCGGATACCTATCCGAAGCGCAACAGATGGCGGTGACAAACAACATCCCCATCGAAGTCCGCTTCTTTAAGTATTCTACGCCGCTTTCCCCCACTCCAGCTTTCCGTTCCCTCCAGATGTTCAAAATTCGCACTGGAAACGAAGTGGGTGGTACATTCGTTGAAGGGCAGTCTAGCGGAGGTGGAGCCTTTCAGGAAAAAGAAGAAGCTGTGGGACAGCTTTTGAAGGTGCCCGAAGGCATCATCATCGTTCACGATAGCACCGATTTGACGCCCATATTTGGCGCTAATGACTTCCCTGATCAAAAAACTGGCGGCGGCTCCTATTCTGGCCAGCAAAACGCCACCTATAATGCCCTGCGATTCTTCCCAGACAGCAGTTGCCGAGTCCTCACCGCCACAGCTGATGCGGGACTTGTGCTCACCTATCCTGCACTTCCACAATCTTGCCTCACCTTAGCTGCTGACAATGGCCAACAGATCACTGTGGATAATCTGCCCAAAAATTTCTACACCATCCAGGTGGACCCGTACACTGGCAAACTGCGCACTTACCGCCCTGGACAGTATTGA
- the vccA gene encoding Verru_Chthon cassette protein A yields the protein MLFKDNDFNATNGRVPARFLMPTGKAMFDHDTIERSRFFLSAHSRSPEFSIHGLPRLCMWPVPDESLGNDKRTSFDNMIALCGTIRSTSSGGLAGGSRTYFFRRAFSEHGSHDVTGSAAGYPSSDTLGRNQQLLNYLSTVLSDLEFPATSKLSQGSAGSFANKYGSKNANQLAIQFFDYIRSTNLYDGILARKNDANSKWNSHNGDIKTVLSASGDQTAGRYLLREDLVRTKHTYTSPRNSKPPRSLNNINSQLGDNNERASAQDTVPGHGQVSPAKWVAPDGSTYKGFGRMFTLSEIGFQFICTADGLNDIAASESLASFTGEYKGGGTARRLDPQVDTATGGDPDVAPANAYPTMNVQSTGGGSVWYSNFPPLSEDFIETAMTWYGCDAQTPELHPSRHPAFDPKNWNMTLAQNTPLGPNEKRVQVLLLLETFCPSLGWTQFNPEWTIVLDGTTIGQIQVNDVKIFDTQGPVPVKSYGNIYRSENVHPVGGHAGPSAIAGNRHVRGISQGGGKVLLPSDPNYDTNVASVHSALQNYPLVSDFITVPRDQPMNITFPGEPLKIQIYDTHDWQNANPVQTIYIKMDGLASQVPTPHLVGSTSPIGNGNTVKQGGPGNPTYRVTTDSFGRKTSWRAFHGPHYWCGNFRGALGVLDGRFNPNYGKADEGAWLAQPTLQDYTPYDKDKGDTPERQALRGRLDNRVDGVGIPGENWKQVPIIADSTSDVIRSIVPAVGDYRIIAAMDEVPPSMWMPHPHWRSGWDNLRQAHSFTGHKANYEPGALFAVQMNSDTDWESNTYSNMYDKDLQLVGGARHDIDKNGNVMDKQSGNHPDFPPDRDWAIAANAFGDFDAGISDSRNGPYINKPDEGNFFAADQTLLGVKKFFRSSYFFETYENAEDWRSGIYMTPNRLVSSPAMFGSLPTGVWGAGNGHPQTMSNIEYAPWQTLLYRPHAAVSNISPPSQSTHPGAYDPADHYTMDLFFMPVVEPYAISEPLSTAGRINMNYQIMPFTHIRRATGMHAVLKGEFITAIPLEDANAAKEFAKGGGDQGWGSILFTKEKTTGKYWHRHVDAASTLRQFDLRFNHQAGTSANSQGLFRSATQICELHLMPKSYSGATSANVADLRNASNQSQFDQEMDNFWGAHRVTGDNVRERAYANVYAKLTTRSNTFRVHVRSQTLRKARSVAPNTFDPDKDAVVGEYRGSYLLERYIDPNDASSIPDYAASGGPFIDGKMPLDTYYRFKVLESKRFAP from the coding sequence ATGCTTTTCAAAGACAATGATTTCAATGCCACCAATGGCCGTGTCCCTGCACGCTTCCTCATGCCAACTGGAAAAGCCATGTTCGATCATGATACCATCGAGCGGTCACGCTTCTTCCTCAGTGCACACAGTCGCTCCCCAGAGTTTTCCATTCATGGCCTGCCCCGTCTTTGCATGTGGCCTGTGCCAGATGAATCGCTTGGCAATGACAAAAGGACGAGCTTTGATAACATGATCGCTCTCTGTGGTACCATTCGCAGCACCAGCTCAGGCGGGCTCGCTGGGGGCTCACGTACCTACTTTTTCCGGCGTGCCTTCTCGGAGCACGGCAGTCATGACGTCACCGGCAGTGCAGCCGGTTACCCCTCCTCAGACACCCTCGGGCGTAATCAACAGCTCCTCAATTACCTCTCCACAGTGCTTAGTGATCTCGAATTCCCTGCCACCTCCAAGCTAAGTCAGGGCTCCGCAGGCTCCTTTGCCAATAAATACGGTTCCAAGAATGCCAACCAGCTTGCTATCCAGTTCTTCGACTACATCCGCTCAACGAACCTCTACGATGGCATCCTCGCCCGGAAAAACGACGCTAATTCGAAGTGGAATTCGCACAATGGTGATATCAAAACAGTATTAAGCGCAAGCGGCGACCAAACAGCTGGGCGCTACCTTTTACGTGAAGATCTGGTAAGGACCAAGCATACCTATACATCCCCGCGGAATTCAAAACCCCCAAGATCTCTCAATAATATCAACTCTCAGTTGGGGGATAACAATGAACGAGCTTCAGCTCAAGATACGGTGCCTGGCCATGGCCAGGTCAGCCCTGCCAAATGGGTAGCTCCAGATGGCTCTACCTACAAGGGTTTCGGACGTATGTTCACTCTATCTGAAATCGGTTTCCAGTTCATCTGCACCGCAGATGGTTTGAATGATATTGCTGCAAGTGAAAGCCTTGCTAGCTTCACTGGAGAGTATAAAGGCGGCGGCACTGCCCGCCGTCTTGATCCTCAGGTGGATACGGCGACGGGTGGGGATCCAGATGTCGCACCTGCAAACGCTTATCCCACGATGAATGTGCAGTCCACCGGGGGTGGGTCAGTCTGGTATTCGAATTTCCCACCGCTGAGTGAAGATTTCATCGAAACAGCGATGACATGGTATGGCTGTGATGCGCAAACTCCAGAGCTCCATCCTTCCCGCCATCCTGCCTTTGATCCTAAAAATTGGAACATGACCTTGGCTCAAAACACTCCGCTCGGCCCCAATGAAAAGCGAGTTCAGGTGCTCCTGTTATTGGAGACTTTCTGCCCCAGTCTCGGATGGACTCAGTTTAACCCTGAGTGGACCATTGTCCTTGATGGAACCACGATCGGTCAAATCCAGGTCAACGATGTCAAAATCTTTGATACCCAGGGTCCCGTCCCTGTGAAGTCTTACGGTAACATCTATCGTTCCGAAAACGTGCACCCCGTTGGGGGTCATGCTGGGCCTTCTGCTATCGCAGGTAATCGCCATGTCCGCGGCATCAGCCAAGGTGGCGGCAAAGTCTTGTTGCCCAGTGATCCTAACTATGACACCAACGTTGCTAGCGTTCATAGTGCCCTCCAGAACTACCCTCTGGTGAGTGATTTCATCACTGTCCCACGAGACCAACCCATGAATATCACCTTTCCCGGTGAACCATTAAAAATACAAATTTATGACACGCATGACTGGCAAAATGCCAATCCAGTCCAGACCATTTACATTAAAATGGACGGGCTTGCATCCCAGGTGCCCACGCCGCACTTGGTCGGCTCTACCTCCCCTATCGGAAATGGCAATACAGTCAAGCAGGGCGGCCCTGGAAACCCCACCTACCGTGTCACTACGGATAGTTTTGGCCGCAAAACAAGTTGGCGTGCCTTTCATGGTCCTCACTACTGGTGCGGGAACTTTCGTGGTGCTCTAGGCGTATTAGATGGTAGGTTTAATCCTAATTATGGTAAAGCAGATGAGGGGGCGTGGCTGGCACAGCCGACTTTACAAGACTACACACCTTATGATAAAGATAAAGGTGATACACCCGAAAGGCAGGCCCTCCGTGGGCGCCTCGACAACAGAGTAGACGGCGTAGGTATTCCCGGTGAGAATTGGAAGCAAGTCCCAATCATCGCCGACTCTACTTCCGACGTTATCAGAAGCATCGTTCCGGCTGTCGGTGACTATCGCATCATCGCTGCCATGGATGAGGTTCCTCCCTCCATGTGGATGCCGCATCCGCACTGGAGGTCGGGTTGGGACAATCTCCGCCAAGCCCATAGCTTCACTGGTCACAAGGCTAACTACGAGCCTGGCGCTCTATTTGCCGTGCAAATGAATTCGGATACCGACTGGGAGAGCAATACCTATTCCAATATGTATGATAAAGACCTTCAGTTAGTAGGTGGAGCCCGTCACGACATCGACAAAAACGGCAACGTGATGGATAAACAAAGCGGTAATCACCCTGATTTCCCGCCAGATCGCGACTGGGCAATCGCGGCAAACGCATTCGGCGATTTTGATGCAGGAATCTCAGACTCTCGCAATGGTCCTTACATCAACAAGCCGGACGAAGGGAACTTCTTCGCCGCTGATCAAACGCTTCTCGGTGTTAAGAAATTTTTCCGCTCTAGTTACTTTTTTGAGACTTATGAAAACGCAGAAGATTGGCGAAGCGGCATCTATATGACTCCCAATCGCCTAGTATCATCTCCTGCTATGTTCGGCTCTCTGCCCACGGGTGTATGGGGAGCGGGTAACGGCCATCCGCAGACCATGTCGAACATTGAATACGCTCCTTGGCAGACACTGCTCTACCGCCCGCATGCGGCCGTTTCTAACATCAGTCCTCCATCACAAAGTACTCATCCTGGTGCCTACGATCCCGCGGACCACTACACCATGGACCTATTCTTTATGCCCGTCGTGGAACCCTACGCTATCAGCGAGCCACTCTCGACTGCTGGTCGTATCAATATGAACTACCAGATTATGCCGTTCACCCATATTCGGCGTGCCACCGGTATGCACGCTGTGTTGAAGGGTGAGTTTATCACGGCCATTCCCCTGGAAGATGCCAATGCAGCCAAAGAATTCGCCAAAGGGGGGGGGGATCAAGGCTGGGGTAGCATTCTCTTTACAAAAGAAAAAACTACTGGCAAATATTGGCACCGACATGTGGATGCCGCTTCCACGCTGCGGCAGTTCGATCTTCGGTTTAACCATCAGGCTGGCACCTCTGCCAACTCCCAGGGCCTATTTCGCTCCGCTACACAGATTTGTGAGTTACACCTGATGCCCAAAAGCTACTCAGGTGCCACCAGTGCCAACGTTGCAGACCTCCGTAATGCCAGTAATCAGAGTCAGTTCGACCAGGAAATGGACAACTTCTGGGGTGCTCACCGTGTCACGGGCGATAACGTGCGTGAGCGGGCTTATGCTAACGTTTATGCCAAACTGACCACCCGTAGCAATACCTTCCGCGTCCACGTCCGCTCACAGACCCTCCGCAAAGCGCGGTCTGTCGCTCCTAATACCTTTGATCCTGATAAAGATGCCGTTGTAGGCGAATACCGTGGCTCCTACCTCCTTGAGCGCTACATTGACCCTAATGATGCTTCTAGTATTCCTGATTATGCGGCATCTGGCGGGCCATTCATCGACGGCAAAATGCCATTGGACACCTACTACCGCTTCAAGGTCCTGGAATCGAAGCGTTTCGCTCCCTAA